The Streptomyces sp. NBC_01244 genome contains a region encoding:
- the efp gene encoding elongation factor P: MASTNDLKNGMVLKLDGGQLWSVVEFQHVKPGKGPAFVRTKLKSVMSGKVVDKTFNAGTKVETATIDRRDMQFSYMDGEYFVFMDMEDFDQLMVSKKAVGDAANFLIEGFTASVARHEGEVLYVELPAAVELTIQHTDPGVQGDRSTGGTKPATLETGHEIQVPLFINTGEKIKVDTRTSDYLGRVNS, from the coding sequence GTGGCTTCCACGAACGACCTCAAGAACGGCATGGTGCTGAAGCTCGACGGGGGCCAGCTCTGGTCCGTCGTCGAGTTCCAGCACGTCAAGCCCGGCAAGGGCCCGGCCTTCGTGCGCACCAAGCTGAAGAGCGTCATGTCCGGCAAGGTCGTCGACAAGACGTTCAACGCCGGCACCAAGGTCGAGACGGCCACCATCGACCGCCGTGACATGCAGTTCTCCTACATGGACGGCGAGTACTTCGTCTTCATGGACATGGAGGACTTCGACCAGCTCATGGTCAGCAAGAAGGCCGTCGGCGACGCCGCCAACTTCCTGATCGAGGGCTTCACCGCCTCCGTGGCCCGCCACGAGGGCGAGGTGCTCTACGTCGAGCTGCCGGCCGCCGTCGAGCTGACCATCCAGCACACCGACCCGGGCGTCCAGGGCGACCGTTCCACCGGTGGCACCAAGCCGGCGACGCTGGAGACGGGCCACGAGATCCAGGTCCCGCTCTTCATCAACACCGGCGAGAAGATCAAGGTCGACACCCGCACCAGCGACTACCTCGGCCGGGTGAACAGCTAA
- a CDS encoding aminopeptidase P family protein yields the protein MSDVYAARRGLLRDRCAAAGNAAALITRPANVRYLSGASPLGAVLLLGPGGQDMLFCAGQPTGEADEGRLDENLRLSVLAGPGADPAVAAADAASAARADSLAVEEHHLTVGRHRALGSVAPGLRLADLGTAVEQQRLVKDEEEIACLRIAAEIADQALGELLESILVGRTERHLALELERRLVDHGADGPAFPTSVGTGPHSGRSRHRPSDRRVEEGDFLSVCLGANYRGYRCEIGRTFVIGTTPADWQIELYELVFAAQRAGREALLPGAAYRDVDHAARSVLDSAGHGEALAAWTGHGVGLEIDEDPQLAPTAMGKLDACVPVTVEPGVHLPGRGGVRIDDTLVVRPEADGGPELLTITTKELLAL from the coding sequence ATGTCAGACGTGTACGCGGCCCGCCGGGGCCTGCTTCGCGACCGCTGTGCGGCCGCCGGAAACGCCGCCGCACTCATCACGCGTCCGGCGAACGTCCGTTACCTCTCCGGGGCGTCGCCGCTGGGCGCGGTCCTGCTCCTCGGTCCGGGGGGTCAGGACATGCTGTTCTGCGCCGGGCAGCCCACCGGGGAAGCCGACGAGGGGCGGCTCGACGAGAACCTGCGGCTCTCCGTGCTGGCCGGGCCCGGGGCGGATCCCGCCGTCGCGGCGGCCGACGCGGCCTCCGCGGCCCGCGCCGACTCCCTCGCCGTCGAGGAGCACCACCTCACCGTCGGCCGCCACCGCGCCCTGGGTTCGGTGGCGCCCGGACTGCGCCTGGCCGATCTGGGGACCGCGGTGGAACAGCAGCGCCTCGTCAAGGACGAGGAGGAGATCGCCTGCCTGCGGATCGCCGCCGAGATCGCCGACCAGGCCCTCGGGGAACTGCTGGAATCGATCCTGGTGGGCCGCACCGAACGGCACCTCGCGCTGGAGCTGGAACGCCGGCTCGTGGACCACGGGGCCGACGGCCCGGCCTTCCCGACCTCCGTCGGCACCGGCCCGCACTCCGGCCGCTCCCGGCACCGGCCCTCCGACCGGCGGGTCGAGGAGGGTGATTTCCTCTCCGTCTGCCTCGGCGCGAACTACCGGGGCTACCGCTGCGAGATCGGCCGTACCTTCGTGATCGGCACGACCCCCGCCGACTGGCAGATCGAGCTGTACGAACTCGTCTTCGCCGCCCAGCGGGCGGGCCGGGAGGCGCTGCTGCCCGGGGCCGCGTACCGCGATGTGGATCACGCGGCCCGTTCCGTACTCGACTCCGCCGGTCACGGGGAGGCCCTCGCGGCGTGGACCGGACACGGTGTCGGTCTCGAAATCGACGAGGACCCGCAGCTTGCACCTACGGCCATGGGTAAACTGGACGCTTGCGTGCCGGTCACCGTCGAACCGGGGGTTCACCTCCCTGGCCGGGGTGGTGTCCGGATCGATGACACGCTCGTCGTACGCCCCGAGGCGGACGGCGGTCCCGAGCTACTCACCATTACGACCAAGGAGCTGCTCGCGCTCTAG
- a CDS encoding AAA family ATPase, with amino-acid sequence MQQGVGGGGWEPSGNQHPAAPPQPPVRPVAGWPAPPMPAGHAAPLAAPVPPDGFTGHVPLPPAVPGTGGATLAVLLIGPAGAGKTTVARHWAGTRPVPTAHISLDDVREWVCSGFADPQAGWNDHSEAQYRLARRTCGFAARNFLANGISCILDDAVFPDRPVVGLGGWKRHVGPALLPVVLLPGLEIVLERNAARSGNRRLSDEEVARIHGRMAGWYGSGLPIIDNSHLDVEGTARALDETLARVISQPAY; translated from the coding sequence ATGCAGCAGGGAGTGGGAGGCGGGGGCTGGGAGCCGTCGGGGAATCAGCACCCGGCGGCGCCCCCGCAGCCGCCGGTACGGCCGGTGGCGGGCTGGCCCGCGCCTCCCATGCCCGCCGGGCACGCCGCGCCCCTGGCCGCGCCGGTTCCGCCGGACGGGTTCACCGGGCACGTCCCGCTGCCGCCCGCCGTTCCCGGCACCGGCGGCGCCACCCTCGCGGTCCTGCTGATCGGCCCCGCGGGCGCGGGCAAGACCACGGTGGCCCGCCACTGGGCCGGCACCCGGCCCGTCCCCACCGCGCACATCAGCCTGGACGACGTACGGGAATGGGTCTGCTCGGGCTTCGCGGATCCCCAGGCCGGCTGGAACGACCACTCCGAGGCCCAGTACCGCCTCGCCCGCCGCACCTGCGGGTTCGCCGCCCGGAACTTCCTGGCCAACGGGATCTCCTGCATCCTCGACGACGCCGTGTTCCCGGACCGGCCGGTGGTGGGCCTCGGCGGGTGGAAGCGCCACGTCGGGCCCGCGCTGCTCCCGGTCGTCCTGCTGCCCGGCCTGGAGATCGTCCTGGAGCGCAACGCCGCCCGCTCCGGGAACAGGCGGCTCTCCGACGAGGAAGTCGCGCGGATCCACGGCCGGATGGCCGGCTGGTACGGATCCGGACTGCCGATCATCGACAACTCCCACCTGGACGTCGAGGGCACCGCCCGCGCCCTGGACGAGACCCTGGCCCGGGTCATCTCCCAGCCGGCCTACTGA
- the aroB gene encoding 3-dehydroquinate synthase has protein sequence MTDKVTRIQVGASAGHDAYEVLVGRQLLGELGSLIGTKAQRVAVIHPEALASTGEALRDDLAAQGYEAVAIQVPNAEEAKTAEVAAYCWKALGQSGFTRTDAIVGVGGGSTTDLAGFVAASWLRGVRWIAVPTTILAMVDAAVGGKTGINTAEGKNLVGAFHPPAGVLCDLAALESLPVNDYVSGLAEIIKAGFISDPVILDLIEADPEAARTPAGPHTAELICRSIQVKADVVSSDLKESGLREILNYGHTLAHAIEKNERYKWRHGAAVSVGMVFAAELGRLAGRLDDGTADRHKAVLASVGLPLTYRGDQWPKLLETMKLDKKSRGDLLRFIVLDGLAKPTVLEGPDPAVLVAAFGEVTA, from the coding sequence ATGACGGACAAGGTGACGCGGATTCAGGTCGGCGCGAGCGCCGGGCACGATGCCTACGAGGTGCTGGTCGGCCGGCAACTGCTCGGTGAGCTGGGCTCCCTGATCGGTACGAAGGCCCAGCGGGTCGCCGTCATCCACCCCGAGGCCCTCGCCTCGACCGGTGAGGCCCTGCGCGACGACCTCGCGGCCCAGGGGTACGAGGCCGTCGCCATCCAGGTGCCGAACGCCGAGGAGGCCAAGACGGCCGAGGTGGCGGCGTACTGCTGGAAGGCGCTGGGCCAGTCCGGCTTCACCCGCACCGACGCCATCGTCGGCGTCGGCGGGGGATCCACCACCGACCTCGCGGGCTTCGTCGCGGCCTCCTGGCTGCGCGGGGTGCGCTGGATCGCCGTCCCGACCACCATCCTGGCGATGGTGGACGCGGCCGTCGGCGGCAAGACCGGCATCAACACCGCCGAGGGCAAGAACCTCGTCGGCGCCTTCCACCCGCCGGCCGGCGTGCTCTGCGACCTGGCCGCGCTGGAGTCGCTGCCGGTCAACGACTACGTCAGCGGTCTCGCCGAGATCATCAAGGCCGGATTCATCTCCGACCCGGTGATCCTCGACCTGATCGAGGCGGACCCGGAGGCGGCGCGCACGCCCGCGGGCCCGCACACGGCCGAGCTGATCTGCCGCTCCATCCAGGTCAAGGCCGACGTGGTCTCCAGCGACCTCAAGGAATCGGGCCTGCGGGAGATCCTCAACTACGGACACACCCTCGCGCACGCCATCGAGAAGAACGAGCGCTACAAGTGGCGCCACGGCGCGGCCGTCTCGGTCGGCATGGTCTTCGCCGCCGAGCTCGGCCGGCTCGCGGGCCGGCTCGACGACGGGACGGCCGACCGGCACAAGGCCGTCCTCGCCTCGGTGGGGCTGCCGCTGACCTACCGCGGCGACCAGTGGCCCAAGTTGCTGGAGACCATGAAGCTCGACAAGAAGTCCCGGGGCGACCTGCTGCGCTTCATCGTCCTCGACGGGCTGGCGAAGCCGACCGTCCTGGAGGGTCCCGACCCGGCCGTCCTCGTGGCAGCCTTCGGAGAGGTCACGGCCTGA
- a CDS encoding shikimate kinase produces MGSGKSTVGELIARRLGVSYRDTDADIVAAQGREISDIFVDEGEPHFRELEREAVAAALAGHEGVLALGGGAVLDEKTRELLTGLPVAYLSMDVEEAVKRVGLGAARPLLAVNPRRQWRELMDARRPLYTEVARVVVATDERTPEEVAQAVLDALELKNA; encoded by the coding sequence ATGGGGTCCGGCAAGTCCACCGTCGGCGAGCTGATCGCCCGGCGGCTCGGAGTCTCCTACCGGGACACCGACGCCGACATCGTCGCGGCCCAGGGCCGGGAGATCTCCGACATCTTCGTGGACGAGGGCGAACCGCACTTCCGTGAGCTGGAGCGGGAGGCGGTGGCCGCGGCCCTCGCCGGCCACGAGGGCGTCCTCGCCCTCGGCGGCGGCGCCGTCCTCGACGAGAAGACGCGCGAGCTGCTGACCGGGCTGCCCGTCGCCTACCTCTCGATGGATGTCGAGGAAGCGGTCAAGCGCGTGGGCCTCGGCGCCGCGCGCCCCCTGCTGGCCGTCAACCCGCGCCGCCAGTGGCGCGAGCTGATGGACGCCAGGCGTCCCCTGTACACCGAAGTCGCGCGCGTCGTGGTGGCCACCGACGAGCGCACGCCCGAAGAGGTCGCCCAGGCGGTCCTCGACGCTCTGGAGTTGAAGAACGCATGA
- the aroC gene encoding chorismate synthase has protein sequence MSRLRWLTAGESHGPALVATLEGLPAGVPVTTELVADHLARRRLGYGRGARMKFEQDEVTFLGGVRHGLSLGSPVAVMVGNSEWPKWETVMSADPVDPSLLKETGRNAPLTRPRPGHADLAGMQKYGFDEARPILERASARETAARVALGAVARSFLKEVAGIEIVSHVVELAAAKAPYGVYPTPADVEKLDADPVRCLDADASKAMVAEIDQAHKDGDTLGGVVEVLAYGVPVGLGSHVHWDRRLDARLAAALMGIQAIKGVEVGDGFDLARVPGSQAHDEIVNTPEGIKRTSGRSGGTEGGLTTGELLRVRAAMKPIATVPKALATVDVATGEATVAHHQRSDVCAVPAAGIVAEAMVALVLADAVVEKFGGDSVPETRRNVRSYLDNLQIR, from the coding sequence TTGAGCAGGTTGCGTTGGCTGACGGCCGGGGAATCTCACGGCCCGGCTCTGGTAGCGACGCTGGAGGGGCTTCCCGCCGGCGTTCCGGTCACCACCGAGCTGGTGGCCGACCACCTGGCGCGGCGCCGGCTCGGCTACGGCCGCGGTGCCCGGATGAAGTTCGAGCAGGACGAGGTGACATTTCTCGGGGGTGTTCGCCACGGACTTTCCCTCGGTTCCCCGGTCGCCGTGATGGTGGGCAACAGCGAGTGGCCCAAGTGGGAGACGGTCATGTCGGCCGACCCGGTCGACCCCTCGCTGCTCAAGGAAACCGGCCGCAACGCGCCGCTGACCCGGCCGCGGCCCGGTCACGCCGACCTGGCCGGCATGCAGAAGTACGGCTTCGACGAGGCCCGGCCGATCCTGGAGCGCGCCAGCGCCCGGGAGACCGCCGCCCGCGTGGCCCTCGGCGCCGTCGCCCGGTCCTTCCTCAAGGAGGTCGCGGGCATCGAGATCGTCTCCCACGTCGTGGAGCTGGCCGCCGCCAAGGCCCCGTACGGCGTCTACCCGACCCCCGCGGACGTCGAGAAGCTCGACGCCGACCCGGTGCGCTGCCTCGACGCCGACGCGTCGAAGGCGATGGTCGCGGAGATCGACCAGGCCCACAAGGACGGCGACACCCTCGGCGGCGTCGTCGAGGTCCTCGCCTACGGGGTGCCCGTCGGCCTCGGCTCGCACGTGCACTGGGACCGCCGCCTCGACGCGCGCCTCGCGGCCGCGCTCATGGGCATCCAGGCCATCAAGGGCGTCGAGGTCGGCGACGGCTTCGACCTGGCCCGCGTGCCCGGCTCGCAGGCGCACGACGAGATCGTGAACACCCCCGAGGGCATCAAGCGCACCTCCGGCCGCTCCGGCGGCACCGAGGGCGGGCTGACCACCGGCGAGCTGCTGCGCGTACGCGCCGCGATGAAGCCGATCGCGACCGTGCCGAAGGCCCTCGCGACCGTGGACGTCGCCACCGGCGAGGCCACCGTCGCGCACCACCAGCGCTCCGACGTCTGTGCCGTGCCCGCCGCGGGCATCGTCGCCGAGGCCATGGTCGCCCTGGTGCTGGCCGACGCGGTGGTCGAGAAGTTCGGCGGCGACTCGGTCCCCGAGACGCGCCGCAACGTCCGGTCCTACCTCGACAACCTGCAGATCCGGTGA
- a CDS encoding shikimate dehydrogenase produces the protein MHGSRAAVLGSPIEHSLSPVLHRAAYQELGLGDRSYDRFEIDEAALPGFLAQLGPEWAGLSLTMPLKRAIIPLLDEISDTAASVETVNTVVFTEDGRKVGDNTDIPGLLAALGEQGVQKVESAAVLGAGATASSALAALARICTGEVTAYVRSEARAAEMRAWGERLGVDVRTADWSRAAEALAAPLVIATTPAGATDELAASVPAAAGTLFDVLYDPWPTPLAAAWTQRGGKLLGGLDLLVHQAVLQVELMTGCPTAPLGAMRAAGEAALRARH, from the coding sequence ATGCACGGCAGTCGGGCCGCGGTGCTGGGTTCGCCCATCGAGCACTCCCTCTCACCGGTGCTGCACCGCGCCGCGTACCAGGAGCTCGGCCTCGGAGACCGGTCGTACGACCGGTTCGAGATCGACGAGGCCGCGCTCCCCGGTTTCCTCGCACAGCTCGGCCCCGAGTGGGCCGGGCTGTCGCTGACGATGCCGCTCAAGCGGGCGATCATCCCGCTGCTCGACGAGATCAGCGACACGGCCGCCTCCGTGGAGACGGTCAACACCGTCGTCTTCACCGAGGACGGCCGCAAGGTCGGTGACAACACCGACATCCCCGGCCTCCTCGCGGCGCTGGGCGAGCAGGGCGTTCAGAAGGTGGAGTCCGCCGCCGTCCTCGGCGCGGGCGCCACCGCCTCCTCGGCGCTCGCCGCGCTGGCCCGGATCTGTACGGGCGAGGTGACCGCGTACGTACGCTCCGAGGCCCGGGCCGCGGAGATGCGCGCGTGGGGCGAGCGGCTCGGCGTGGACGTCCGTACGGCCGACTGGTCGCGGGCGGCCGAAGCGCTGGCCGCGCCGCTGGTCATCGCCACCACCCCGGCCGGTGCCACGGACGAGCTGGCGGCCTCCGTACCCGCCGCCGCGGGCACCCTCTTCGACGTCCTCTACGACCCCTGGCCCACGCCCCTGGCCGCGGCCTGGACTCAGCGGGGCGGCAAGCTCCTCGGCGGCCTCGACCTCCTGGTCCACCAGGCGGTCCTCCAGGTCGAGCTGATGACCGGCTGCCCCACCGCTCCGCTCGGGGCCATGCGCGCCGCGGGCGAGGCGGCGCTGCGCGCCCGCCACTGA
- the mltG gene encoding endolytic transglycosylase MltG — MTEYGRGPGPEPWHPEDPQYGDQGWTGHEAQQGQMPYVGGPQQYQQEPQPQQVYYTQQQGQDQYSQAQQMQYQQQMPYPQQVQQHPQQHAQQPQQPQAYGDQGQVWDTGQHQVWDTGQGQYAAVPQAADPYAGADPYAQQQASGYPGEAPDLYGTPEAFPPPRPPSMRHLQTEEPWQEEEDAAADSFLAGGSGGDDGDDDGDDGGRDGRRPGRSGGKPKKRSGMACLIAAVVIIGVVGGGGYYGYSYLKDKFSAAEDFAGEGTGSVTVDIPKGAGTGEMGRILKAAGVVKSAGAFVAAAAANPKGNAIQAGSYTMKERMSAKAAVALMVNGAGMNAMDVIPGWRNVQVYEAIDQRLKLSPGTTKSVAAKEAKNLGLPDWANTNKDIKDPLEGFLYPARYDLGKDVTPQSLLKQMVGKANEAYGNADLKGQASKLGLNNPLQLVTVASLVQAEGKYQHDFDKISRVVYNRLKPGNTETYGLLDFDSTINYIKGQSTLDVGSVNDLRKLDDPYNTYKIKGLPAGPIGNPGPDALKSALNPEPGPWYYFVSVNEDKTLFAVTNDEHNRNREEYEKERGR, encoded by the coding sequence ATGACTGAGTATGGCCGGGGCCCTGGCCCCGAACCGTGGCATCCCGAGGACCCGCAGTACGGGGACCAGGGGTGGACCGGGCACGAGGCCCAGCAGGGTCAGATGCCCTACGTCGGAGGCCCGCAGCAGTACCAGCAGGAGCCTCAGCCCCAGCAGGTCTACTACACGCAGCAGCAGGGCCAGGACCAGTACTCCCAGGCCCAGCAGATGCAGTACCAGCAGCAGATGCCGTATCCGCAGCAGGTGCAGCAGCACCCACAGCAGCACGCGCAGCAGCCACAGCAGCCACAGGCGTACGGGGATCAGGGCCAGGTCTGGGACACGGGCCAGCACCAGGTCTGGGACACCGGCCAGGGCCAGTACGCCGCGGTCCCGCAGGCGGCCGACCCGTACGCGGGCGCGGATCCGTACGCGCAGCAGCAGGCGAGCGGCTACCCCGGTGAGGCCCCCGACCTCTACGGCACCCCCGAGGCCTTTCCGCCCCCGCGGCCCCCGAGCATGAGGCACCTGCAGACCGAAGAGCCGTGGCAGGAAGAAGAGGACGCCGCGGCGGACTCCTTCCTCGCGGGCGGCAGCGGCGGTGACGACGGCGACGACGACGGTGACGACGGCGGACGCGACGGCCGCCGGCCGGGCCGCTCCGGCGGCAAACCGAAGAAGCGCAGCGGCATGGCCTGCCTCATCGCGGCGGTGGTCATCATCGGCGTGGTCGGCGGTGGTGGCTACTACGGCTACAGCTACCTGAAGGACAAGTTCTCCGCGGCCGAGGACTTCGCGGGCGAAGGCACGGGCTCGGTCACCGTCGACATCCCCAAGGGCGCAGGCACAGGGGAGATGGGCCGCATCCTCAAGGCGGCCGGCGTGGTCAAGAGCGCTGGTGCCTTCGTAGCCGCTGCCGCGGCCAACCCCAAGGGCAACGCCATCCAGGCCGGCTCGTACACGATGAAGGAGCGCATGTCGGCCAAGGCCGCCGTGGCCCTCATGGTGAACGGGGCTGGAATGAACGCCATGGACGTCATTCCCGGCTGGCGCAACGTCCAGGTCTACGAGGCGATCGACCAGCGGCTCAAACTCTCCCCGGGCACGACCAAGTCGGTCGCCGCGAAGGAGGCCAAGAACCTCGGGTTGCCGGATTGGGCCAACACCAACAAGGACATCAAGGACCCGCTGGAGGGCTTCCTCTACCCGGCGCGTTATGACCTGGGCAAGGACGTGACCCCCCAGTCGCTGCTCAAGCAGATGGTGGGCAAGGCCAACGAGGCCTACGGCAACGCGGACCTCAAGGGGCAGGCGTCCAAGCTGGGGCTGAACAACCCGCTCCAGCTCGTCACCGTTGCGAGCCTCGTCCAAGCCGAGGGCAAGTACCAGCACGACTTCGACAAGATCTCGCGAGTGGTCTACAACCGCCTGAAGCCCGGAAACACCGAGACGTACGGCCTGCTCGACTTCGACTCCACGATCAACTACATCAAGGGACAGAGCACCCTCGATGTGGGTTCGGTCAACGACCTGCGCAAGCTCGACGACCCGTACAACACGTACAAGATCAAGGGTCTGCCCGCGGGTCCGATCGGCAACCCGGGCCCCGACGCACTTAAGTCGGCGCTCAACCCGGAGCCGGGCCCCTGGTACTACTTTGTGTCAGTGAATGAGGATAAGACTCTATTCGCCGTCACAAATGACGAGCACAATCGAAATCGTGAAGAGTACGAGAAGGAACGTGGGCGATAG
- the ruvX gene encoding Holliday junction resolvase RuvX translates to MTLRRGRRLAIDVGDARIGVASCDPDGVLATPVETVPGRDIPFAHRRLRQLVAEYEPIEVVVGLPRSLSGREGPAAAKCRAFAMELAKGIKPVTVRLVDERMTTVTAAQGLRASGKNAKKSRSVIDQAAAVVILQNALETERVSGNPPGECVEVVV, encoded by the coding sequence ATGACACTGCGCCGCGGCCGCCGTCTGGCCATCGATGTCGGTGACGCCCGGATCGGGGTCGCCTCGTGCGACCCCGACGGGGTGTTGGCCACACCGGTGGAAACCGTTCCGGGCCGGGACATCCCCTTCGCCCACCGGCGGCTGCGGCAGCTCGTCGCGGAGTACGAGCCCATCGAGGTGGTGGTCGGTCTGCCCCGCTCGCTCAGCGGGCGGGAAGGGCCGGCCGCGGCCAAGTGCCGCGCCTTCGCCATGGAACTCGCCAAGGGCATCAAGCCCGTGACGGTGCGTCTGGTGGACGAGCGGATGACGACGGTCACCGCCGCCCAGGGCCTGCGGGCCTCGGGGAAGAACGCGAAGAAGAGCCGGTCGGTCATCGACCAGGCGGCCGCCGTGGTGATCCTGCAGAACGCTCTTGAGACCGAACGGGTATCAGGTAATCCGCCCGGTGAGTGCGTCGAAGTGGTTGTCTGA